The Chryseolinea soli genome contains a region encoding:
- a CDS encoding OmpL47-type beta-barrel domain-containing protein: protein MRILFYLICIIFLSQGTVLAQQPTTEPKTYYDANGTLYWNKKLPVYVSLSTSPDPTKGIVLKEENVNHVRPYYLDTEGINWIRSRWATDSTTGVPLVPQREILWPVMSDGLPPITTATPVAKGKFVSAGKVYYSGDISIELKARDAVSGVEATYFNIGDGFKTYSQPFTLPADSKINLKFYSNDHVGNGENADLNNKTLSEFYVDNSAPVSTLTLIGPNVDNIVSLKTKIKLSAQDGSSGVSKTTYGFNKEAGQLYTIPLSLANLKPNENYVRYTSTDNVSNRETEKAYDFFLDAEAPRVEYNVSIDYFKSSIGQVYVSNRSAFELTATDNKAGLNKIYFAVDHATKTDYKAAVNTDQAPGLHKLSYSADDRVENLSKTNTVSYYIDVKAPLIKYQAVGPKLLRNDTLFINKVTKITIASIDAGIGQAGLKKLEYQIDNQAPISYVERFGIEGDGLRNLKITSTDQVNNGSDAGQTIYVDNVPPEIVEVYGVDKIGAKVINDKSYVIYPKELKLYLAARDKNVGTQTVYYKINTGAKAIYTTPLTSFAPGNYSITIQAFDILGNESSKTISFAVE, encoded by the coding sequence ATGAGAATTTTATTCTACCTAATCTGCATCATTTTTCTTAGTCAAGGTACAGTGCTTGCACAGCAACCCACAACAGAACCTAAAACGTACTATGATGCTAACGGCACATTGTACTGGAATAAGAAACTTCCTGTATACGTATCGCTCTCAACTTCGCCCGACCCTACAAAGGGTATAGTGCTGAAAGAAGAAAATGTAAACCATGTGCGTCCCTACTATTTGGACACTGAAGGGATTAATTGGATACGTTCACGCTGGGCTACCGATTCAACTACCGGTGTACCGCTTGTTCCGCAACGTGAAATTTTATGGCCGGTAATGTCAGACGGTTTACCACCTATTACCACGGCAACACCAGTTGCCAAGGGGAAATTCGTTTCTGCTGGAAAGGTATACTACAGTGGTGACATTTCTATTGAACTAAAAGCTAGAGATGCTGTATCCGGAGTGGAAGCAACATATTTTAATATTGGCGATGGCTTTAAAACCTATAGCCAACCGTTTACGTTGCCTGCTGATTCAAAAATCAACTTGAAGTTTTATTCGAATGATCATGTAGGCAATGGCGAAAACGCTGATCTCAACAATAAAACACTGAGCGAATTTTATGTAGACAATAGTGCCCCGGTGTCCACGCTGACCTTAATTGGTCCAAACGTAGATAATATTGTATCGCTTAAAACTAAAATTAAACTCTCAGCCCAAGACGGAAGCAGCGGTGTTTCCAAAACCACGTATGGCTTCAATAAGGAAGCGGGTCAGCTGTACACCATACCATTGTCACTAGCAAATCTGAAGCCGAATGAAAATTATGTCCGCTACACATCTACTGACAACGTTAGCAATAGAGAGACGGAAAAAGCCTATGATTTCTTCTTAGATGCTGAAGCACCAAGAGTAGAGTACAATGTATCAATTGATTACTTCAAATCATCCATCGGCCAGGTCTATGTTTCCAACAGGTCGGCGTTTGAACTTACAGCTACTGACAATAAAGCTGGGTTAAACAAGATTTATTTTGCTGTTGATCACGCTACTAAAACTGATTATAAAGCAGCAGTAAATACAGATCAGGCACCTGGTTTACACAAGCTTTCGTATAGTGCCGATGACCGGGTAGAGAACCTGAGCAAAACAAATACAGTTAGCTATTACATCGATGTAAAAGCCCCGCTTATTAAATACCAGGCCGTTGGCCCTAAGCTGCTTCGGAATGACACTCTTTTTATTAATAAAGTAACGAAAATTACCATAGCCTCGATCGATGCTGGTATAGGTCAGGCTGGTCTGAAGAAATTAGAATACCAGATAGACAATCAAGCACCTATTTCTTACGTGGAAAGATTCGGCATAGAAGGAGATGGTTTGAGAAATCTGAAGATAACATCAACAGACCAGGTAAACAACGGATCCGATGCCGGACAAACAATTTATGTGGATAATGTGCCTCCAGAAATTGTAGAGGTATACGGGGTGGATAAAATCGGAGCAAAGGTGATTAATGATAAGTCTTATGTTATCTATCCAAAAGAACTGAAGTTGTACTTGGCAGCAAGGGATAAAAATGTCGGCACACAGACCGTGTACTACAAAATCAACACTGGAGCAAAAGCCATCTACACGACACCCCTGACGAGCTTTGCTCCTGGCAATTACTCTATTACTATTCAGGCTTTTGATATACTTGGAAATGAATCGAGCAAGACCATCTCATTTGCTGTGGAGTAA
- a CDS encoding helix-turn-helix domain-containing protein: MMGYPRDSFPRIKELYDAGGQLALKEVSRPKAIPNNKVESHIEETVKLAVD; the protein is encoded by the coding sequence ATGATGGGATATCCCCGCGACAGTTTCCCTCGCATCAAAGAACTCTATGACGCCGGCGGTCAGCTGGCCCTGAAGGAAGTAAGTCGGCCTAAAGCCATCCCAAATAATAAGGTCGAATCTCATATTGAAGAGACTGTGAAACTCGCCGTTGATTAG
- a CDS encoding two-component regulator propeller domain-containing protein, whose amino-acid sequence MKRLFRFLLPCLIFVLYGKVMMAQSTVEKVNFSRIEVGSGLSNSNVTCILQDSKGFLWFGTEDGLNKFDGYTFKIYRNNPDDTASLLTNTINCIFEDSKNKIWVSTRSGGLQYYDNKLDRFIRISEFSTNSHILQITEDYNKNVWITGNKYFDAFVAQLDRNTGKWNSYILFPSKEPIESLIRESENEFWIGLRRGGFLKWNKQTNTFKRYLHDPKNSKSPVCFDIHKILKDDKGYLWIAAGEGLSKFEIKSETFTNFTANPSNPESLLINPIRDIAWANGHLLLATENGGLSRMDTTTNQFTNFLFDKNDPYSLSDNSVWSVYSDHQNRIWIGTFSKGLCVIDKLQNKFSQLDVVLENDVVNAIYQDHKKRIWIGTEGGIVLKDGNKVKYYKHEPSQKGSLSSNPILSIYEDSQNRIWFGTWAGGINRYDEKTDHFVNYSPDETKAQSLSDPNVYSIREYSKTKQLLVASYKGLNILTDENNGKFENYKESENESNNYIRSIYEDSGGNVWLGTIEELDLFDTKNKKIIRFDSRTNKKETKPSEIVNCVLEDRKKRLWVGATAGLELIIDKKFIKRFTTKDGLPNNIVNGILEDNKGNLWLSTTKGISKFNPDNKTIQNYNVSDGLLSNEFKPNACFKSKDGLLFFGGKGINVFDPDDIQQNPYAPPVYITDFKIFNKSVIIGEKDSLLKSHIGETQEIYLSYKYNVFSLEFAALNFSSSNKNRYAYKLEGFDNDWNYVGNQRSATFTNLDPATYTFRVKACNNDGLWNESGASLIIHILPPFWKTWWFRITTGIVIVSLSIGYYRIRVNAIKQHNKKLEILVANRTAELVNRDEEIQAQNNELFNQREIIEKQNIEILSRNETLEEEVKDRTKDLIEYNQQLEQFAFISAHNLRAPVARILGLGNILGFVRKNPEEEKSVIDKIIFATQELDTVVKDLSSILDLRNNNTSFITNISLEEELKLTKGILEKEIRETSASIIEDFSRAPFIRTLKPYLDSILVNLIGNAIKYRHLDRRPIIQIKSEIIENQICLTICDNGMGIDLLSYKEKLFTFYSRFHNHVEGKGMGLYLVKTQVVALGGKIEVESEIDQGTTFKILFKNETAVSNM is encoded by the coding sequence ATGAAAAGATTGTTCAGATTTTTGTTGCCTTGCTTGATTTTCGTCCTTTATGGTAAAGTCATGATGGCACAATCCACTGTTGAAAAGGTAAATTTTTCAAGAATTGAAGTGGGTTCTGGGCTATCGAATTCTAATGTCACATGTATCCTCCAAGATTCAAAGGGATTCCTCTGGTTTGGTACGGAAGACGGTCTCAATAAATTTGATGGATATACCTTTAAAATTTACCGGAATAATCCGGATGATACTGCCAGCTTATTAACAAATACAATCAACTGCATTTTTGAGGACAGTAAAAATAAAATCTGGGTGAGCACCCGTAGTGGTGGCTTACAATATTATGACAATAAACTAGACAGGTTTATCAGGATCAGTGAGTTTTCAACGAATTCTCATATTCTTCAGATTACTGAAGATTATAATAAGAATGTCTGGATAACCGGAAACAAATACTTTGATGCCTTTGTAGCACAACTAGATCGGAACACCGGCAAATGGAACAGCTATATTCTATTTCCATCAAAAGAACCAATTGAATCCCTTATAAGAGAATCAGAAAATGAATTTTGGATAGGACTAAGACGGGGAGGTTTTTTGAAATGGAACAAACAGACCAATACTTTTAAACGATATCTGCATGACCCTAAAAATTCAAAAAGCCCGGTCTGTTTTGATATCCACAAAATTCTCAAAGATGACAAAGGCTACCTTTGGATTGCAGCAGGTGAAGGACTAAGCAAATTTGAAATCAAAAGTGAAACCTTCACCAACTTCACTGCAAATCCCTCCAACCCGGAAAGCCTCCTCATCAACCCTATTAGGGATATAGCTTGGGCTAATGGTCATTTATTGCTGGCAACAGAAAACGGAGGACTAAGCAGGATGGATACCACCACCAATCAGTTCACCAACTTTTTATTTGATAAAAACGATCCGTATTCACTTAGCGATAATTCCGTCTGGTCTGTCTATTCTGATCATCAGAACAGAATCTGGATAGGTACTTTTTCAAAGGGGTTGTGCGTAATAGACAAATTGCAAAACAAGTTTTCCCAACTCGATGTCGTTCTCGAAAATGACGTCGTAAACGCCATTTATCAAGACCACAAAAAAAGGATTTGGATTGGTACTGAAGGCGGTATCGTGCTTAAGGATGGCAACAAAGTGAAATATTACAAACATGAACCTAGTCAAAAAGGCAGCCTTAGCAGTAATCCAATATTGTCCATCTATGAGGACAGTCAAAACCGAATCTGGTTTGGAACATGGGCCGGCGGTATAAACCGATACGATGAAAAAACAGATCACTTTGTGAATTATTCACCCGATGAAACAAAAGCACAAAGTCTTTCCGATCCTAACGTTTATTCTATCCGCGAATATTCAAAAACAAAGCAATTATTGGTAGCTAGTTATAAAGGGCTAAACATTCTCACAGACGAAAACAACGGAAAGTTTGAGAACTATAAAGAAAGCGAAAATGAGTCAAACAACTATATCCGAAGCATCTATGAAGATAGTGGCGGTAACGTATGGTTGGGTACTATCGAAGAACTCGATTTATTTGATACAAAAAACAAAAAAATCATCCGTTTCGATTCAAGGACAAACAAGAAAGAAACCAAACCCAGCGAAATCGTAAACTGTGTCTTAGAAGACAGAAAAAAAAGACTCTGGGTCGGAGCAACAGCAGGACTGGAACTAATCATAGATAAAAAATTCATTAAGCGCTTTACGACCAAAGACGGATTACCCAATAACATTGTCAATGGCATATTGGAAGATAACAAAGGTAATCTCTGGCTGAGCACCACCAAAGGAATCTCCAAATTCAATCCTGACAACAAAACAATTCAAAATTATAATGTAAGTGATGGATTGCTTAGCAATGAATTCAAACCCAATGCCTGTTTCAAAAGCAAGGACGGTTTACTTTTTTTTGGAGGCAAAGGCATAAACGTATTTGATCCTGATGACATCCAGCAGAATCCGTATGCCCCGCCCGTTTACATCACCGACTTCAAGATTTTTAATAAATCCGTAATAATAGGAGAAAAAGACTCACTACTTAAAAGTCATATTGGTGAGACACAAGAAATCTATCTGTCATACAAGTACAATGTTTTTAGTTTGGAATTTGCTGCCCTTAACTTTTCATCAAGTAACAAAAATAGGTATGCCTATAAATTGGAGGGTTTTGATAATGATTGGAACTATGTGGGCAATCAGCGTTCCGCCACATTCACCAATCTTGATCCGGCAACGTACACATTTAGGGTTAAGGCATGCAATAACGATGGTCTTTGGAATGAGTCGGGTGCGTCACTTATCATTCATATATTACCTCCATTCTGGAAAACATGGTGGTTCAGAATAACTACCGGCATCGTAATAGTAAGCCTGTCTATCGGTTATTATCGAATAAGAGTTAACGCCATTAAACAGCATAACAAGAAACTAGAGATACTTGTCGCCAACAGAACTGCTGAACTCGTTAATCGAGATGAAGAAATTCAGGCCCAGAATAATGAACTCTTCAATCAACGCGAAATTATTGAAAAGCAGAACATCGAAATTTTATCTCGAAATGAAACGCTGGAGGAAGAAGTAAAAGACAGGACTAAAGATTTGATCGAATACAATCAACAGCTTGAACAATTTGCTTTCATCTCAGCTCATAACCTTCGGGCACCAGTTGCTCGTATTTTAGGTCTGGGTAATATTTTAGGTTTTGTACGCAAGAATCCTGAAGAAGAGAAATCGGTTATTGACAAGATAATTTTCGCAACCCAAGAATTGGACACTGTTGTAAAAGATCTGAGTTCCATTTTGGATTTAAGAAATAATAACACATCGTTTATCACTAACATAAGTTTAGAGGAGGAGCTGAAATTGACAAAGGGAATTTTAGAGAAAGAAATACGGGAAACTAGTGCATCCATCATAGAAGATTTTTCCAGAGCACCTTTCATCCGCACGTTGAAACCTTATCTGGATAGCATTCTTGTTAATTTAATTGGTAATGCTATTAAATATCGCCATTTAGATAGGCGTCCGATCATTCAAATTAAATCGGAAATAATCGAGAATCAAATTTGCTTAACAATATGTGACAATGGTATGGGTATAGATTTGTTGTCTTATAAAGAGAAGTTATTCACATTCTACAGTCGTTTTCATAACCATGTAGAGGGTAAAGGTATGGGACTATACCTGGTAAAGACTCAAGTGGTCGCCCTGGGCGGAAAAATAGAAGTTGAAAGTGAAATAGACCAAGGAACGACTTTTAAAATTCTATTCAAAAATGAAACTGCAGTAAGCAATATGTAA
- a CDS encoding response regulator transcription factor → MVKIVIIDDHTLFRMGLIALFEKESGLEIAGEFSSYGDVHPNISKLDAHLILLDVSLQDESGIEVAKCIKKNRPSMKIIFLSSHKEEFYLINAVEANVDGYIHKAAHLRELVLGIKKVIQGEKFYSQEISNLLVDSFNKKTCRGLPFLTYREKEIVNYLMEGYSSKEIASTLGISPRTIDSHRANVLEKFGLKNTTELVSKISKQKIRF, encoded by the coding sequence ATGGTAAAGATTGTTATCATCGACGATCATACTTTATTTAGAATGGGTTTAATTGCCCTTTTTGAAAAGGAGTCAGGACTTGAAATAGCAGGTGAATTTTCAAGCTATGGTGATGTTCATCCAAATATCTCCAAATTGGATGCGCACCTCATTTTACTGGACGTCTCACTTCAAGACGAAAGCGGAATTGAAGTAGCTAAGTGCATTAAAAAGAATAGACCGTCGATGAAGATCATTTTTTTAAGCTCTCATAAAGAGGAATTTTACCTCATTAATGCAGTTGAAGCAAACGTAGACGGCTACATTCACAAAGCTGCGCACCTACGAGAACTGGTACTTGGAATCAAAAAAGTAATTCAAGGAGAGAAATTTTATTCACAGGAAATATCCAACCTCCTTGTAGATAGCTTTAACAAAAAGACATGTCGCGGACTCCCATTCCTTACATATAGAGAAAAGGAGATCGTTAATTATCTGATGGAGGGTTATTCGAGCAAAGAAATAGCTTCTACACTGGGTATTAGTCCACGGACCATTGACTCGCATCGTGCGAACGTCTTGGAGAAATTCGGGTTAAAGAATACGACTGAACTGGTGAGCAAGATATCGAAGCAGAAAATCAGGTTTTAA